TGCTGGTTCCTTGACCTTGTTTTACTTGAATAATGGCCTGAAATCTACCTACTTCATAGATCAGCTATCTCCCTGGTTCAACCAAGTGCATCAGTGTTTGTATAACTTTACTGATTGGGGTCCTTTATTCCCATCCATCACTTACAATCCCAACTATCAATCCATATGAATATGAATGTTGTTTGCTTTGATATCTGTAATTCTAATCTATGTAGTCATGTATCTTTATTCCACATATACACAATGAGTCCATATCCACTGATTTGGTTTTCTTCACATCTGATTGTAGCGCTCCACAACCTGATTGTAGCACTTCCATATCTTGCAAGGTCACTTTGGCATCCTGTCAAAATTCTAGGTACTAGGAGTGAGCGGTTACGGGTTCCTTACAAGTTTCACCAGGAACTTGGAACTTACCCGTcagaacaggttcctcattttttagaacctggaacctacccgttgtaccttagaacctagaacctaccatgtcacagattctagggtcggttccaaggtacacgagaacctatcaatttattttattttattttattttattttagttaagcaaaataagagtgaacacTATAACATCTAAGACAAAGCAGAGGTAAGTAATTTTAGGTTCCGTAtagattacatttagaacctaaaaccaaTCCATttgaacacgtttatcattttttggaacccgaaacctaaaaatttgtttagcTCCAGATTAtatactcatcatcggacgccatataatattgtaggatcgtgcaaaaatatataccaagaaaaatataaaaaaatttatttcaagatctagggttcgggttccgggttctaggtagtgaaacccggaacctacccgttggaacaggttcctcaatttttgaaacttggaacctatcatGTATATCTTAGAACCCGGAACTAGACCGAATCCCTAcgattccggttccaggttctcggttctaccctagaACTATGCTTACCCCTACTAGGTACACTTTCATTTTGTGaagatactctctctctctctctctctctctctctctctctctctctctctctccaacgaAAGTCTaaggcttttttgtttttaacttggcaaaaaaaaaatgttcctagtgaattttattttgatttggtCTAGTGGCTATTTAGAAATATCCTTACACATCCACTGTTAAATTAGTGAATGTGTATTTGGCTGCATTTGGGAAATGCTTTTCCAAGGGGTTTTGGGTGTCTAAACCCTAAAGCCTCTTgcgccaaaatttaggtgtttgggaaatatttttgaaagGCTTATTAGCTAAAAGTCAGTTTTTTGAAGGTTGAAAGCCCAAGGCACCCTTAAGGCTACCTTGAGCTTTCCAGTATTCTCGGCATGCTCTGCCGagaatgaataaatttttttattttacctttaTTGTCCtcacaaattttttataattccaAGTTAGCCCTTTAGAAACCATGAcctcccatttctttttctgtcaTCAGCTCCGTCTCCCTCTCCTCCCATGTCCCTCTCgcctctctttcctcttcttgctCGTACGGCAATGTCGCGCTCTCGAGCCGCCACAACCTTCATCATCGGACCTCTCTCGATCTCTGACCTCAGCCCGTGACCGCGCAACCCAGCTGCCACCCCTTGCTAGCCGATTGGCCAGCGAAACCTGGGTGAGTCTCGTTCCCCCCTTTTTGTATGTACTTGTCAGATCGCTAGTAGCGGTGTCCCGCCCGAGGCAATCAGAACTGTCGATGTGCACGAGAGACATGGCGGTGGCGGGGTAGATTTTCTACGTAAGCGCGATCCCCATCCGCATCCTGTTCTGTTTCCAACACTAATAGAATGGGCCAGCTGCGAGCGAGCGAGCTTCCTCCACTTCACTTGCACTTTCCCGTGCGCTAAAGTCACTCACCCTTTTTGCGCCCCCCTCTCCCTGTGAATCACAATCTGTCCATCTGGGTTGCTTCAGATTGTGAGAAGCTTCACACCCGCTCCCGATTTTCTTGGCATGTACTTCCCAAGCAAAGTCGAGCTTCAGCATGGGTTGCACGAATGCAATGGCGAAACCAGCAACATTCCCTCCTGACTCGCGATCGCCAACTCAAAGAGCTTGCTTTCGTGGCCTCGACCTCCTCCCTCCTCAAATTCGGCACTTCCTGGTTCCATCAGCTCAGTGGGAAGATTAATAGCGCTAGAAATGCCTCGGCTCTTCCCGTTATCAGAGCCGAGAGCAACACCACAAGTTCGTAGGGAAAATGGGTTTCGATTATTTGGTCTTTGTGATATTCCAAGATTGGTCTGGGCTTCTTGTTGGTATGATGGT
This genomic interval from Rhodamnia argentea isolate NSW1041297 chromosome 4, ASM2092103v1, whole genome shotgun sequence contains the following:
- the LOC115727319 gene encoding uncharacterized protein LOC115727319 produces the protein MQWRNQQHSLLTRDRQLKELAFVASTSSLLKFGTSWFHQLSGKINSARNASALPVIRAESNTTKYFPDAKFYKIEAILRPWRILQASSLSSWSKFPTFFLFL